One window of the Garciella nitratireducens DSM 15102 genome contains the following:
- a CDS encoding MATE family efflux transporter yields the protein MENIDLTKGNVTSVLTKLALPVMGSSLLQFTYNIVDMLLVGGLGSDAVASIGSSSFFISLGYAIHALVPIGTGIKVSHALGQKNEIEVKKYINVGIILNVLLSITYGLILLLAGKHLIRFLDVGNPIVEKNAYDYLALHAPILFFNFFNVLYTRLLGSYGDNKLAFKINTIGILINVILDPLFIYVLDYGVIGAALGTLFANLLIFILFLITSKGNFKFHRQQGISPSKIKEVTTLGIPNTFQRILFTLINILLAKIIAIYGSDAIAAQKIGLQIESVTYTVIGGLNVAVASFTGQNFGAKKYKRILEGYHSALKIGIFYTGCVALVFLFFNVPIIQLFIREEATVSIASSYLNIIAFSEIFSAVEMISNGLFTGIGKPKIPSIISIVFTSLRIPMALLLSRLLGIRGVWISISFSSVLKGIVSYFIYQYQHKKGI from the coding sequence ATGGAAAATATCGATTTAACCAAAGGAAATGTGACATCGGTTCTGACAAAATTAGCACTTCCAGTCATGGGAAGTTCTTTACTACAATTTACCTATAATATTGTTGATATGTTATTGGTAGGAGGGCTAGGAAGTGACGCTGTTGCTAGTATTGGTTCCTCTAGTTTTTTTATCAGTTTAGGCTATGCCATTCATGCTTTAGTGCCCATTGGAACAGGAATTAAAGTATCCCATGCATTAGGACAAAAAAACGAAATAGAAGTAAAAAAATATATCAATGTGGGTATCATCCTTAACGTATTACTATCCATTACTTATGGTCTTATTTTACTCCTAGCAGGAAAACATCTCATAAGATTTTTGGATGTCGGCAATCCTATAGTAGAAAAGAATGCATATGATTATTTAGCTCTCCATGCCCCCATTTTATTTTTTAACTTTTTTAATGTTTTATATACTCGATTATTGGGTAGTTATGGAGATAACAAACTTGCTTTTAAAATCAACACTATAGGAATTTTGATCAATGTCATCTTAGATCCCCTTTTTATTTATGTACTTGATTATGGAGTGATTGGAGCAGCTTTAGGTACCTTATTTGCCAATCTATTGATCTTTATTTTATTTTTGATCACTTCTAAGGGAAACTTTAAATTTCATCGTCAACAAGGAATCTCTCCCTCTAAAATAAAAGAAGTTACAACATTAGGTATCCCTAATACCTTTCAAAGAATTCTTTTTACACTTATTAATATTTTATTGGCAAAAATAATTGCCATTTATGGATCTGATGCTATCGCTGCACAAAAAATAGGATTACAAATCGAATCCGTTACTTATACAGTAATCGGTGGACTCAATGTTGCAGTTGCTTCCTTTACTGGACAAAACTTTGGAGCAAAAAAATACAAGAGAATCCTAGAAGGATATCACTCCGCATTAAAAATTGGCATCTTCTATACAGGATGTGTTGCCCTCGTATTTTTATTTTTCAATGTTCCTATAATTCAATTATTTATTCGAGAGGAAGCTACTGTATCCATTGCTTCCTCCTACTTGAATATCATTGCTTTTTCTGAAATTTTTAGTGCTGTAGAAATGATTTCTAATGGTCTATTTACCGGCATTGGGAAACCAAAAATCCCCTCTATAATAAGCATTGTATTTACCAGTTTAAGAATTCCAATGGCTTTACTTTTGTCTAGATTATTGGGGATTCGTGGAGTGTGGATAAGCATTTCTTTTTCTAGTGTTTTAAAAGGGATTGTTTCATACTTTATCTATCAATATCAACATAAGAAAGGAATATAA